A stretch of DNA from Solenopsis invicta isolate M01_SB chromosome 5, UNIL_Sinv_3.0, whole genome shotgun sequence:
ttatatcagtcTCTCCCTGTTATTTAAcacaattcaaatttttttttgggatactttcaatttttttaatgtataacgaatttttatatttaaaaaatgtcatatctaaattgattaatttttatttatcgtggaataatatttaaatattaaaatcccattaaatttgaaataggCTAATATCAGCGCGGATAAAAGTGCGCAAACACAcgtataaatcatttatttatttctattacaatcgaacgttttgactcacttttgcagtcatcttcagcgtatcaatataaataataaaagtcaaaaaaatCTAACTGTCATCAGTTACCGAAAACGAGAAGCAGTtgagtcaccaacggtttgccaaatccgtcGTAGCATCTTTATTCATGCGTATCTCTTGTTATTggataaattctaataaaattaatatatatgctctgtattttaattgtaatagttGTGTTTACTTACcactaattttacttttatttttatttttacttatttatttatatatttatctaacaGTATATTATTAGGTATACggtgtaaaataatgtaaatatttaaactatagcaatataaaaatgctaatattttaatgtcatgATAAAATACATCTATCCActaatggaaaaataattttacttttgtaattattttattttgatcacTATCTTTTGTTGTTTATACTTGCACGTTCTAAGCTTGATTAATTacttcattaattaaataaaaattaaaatgcgattaaaaaattgattaagtattaaaacacattttactttaataaattaaatgcatttaatttgctACTATTGTGCTAAGCTTATAAATAGTACGTAATTTAATGCTGCACAAGTAGAACGTTTTTCGTTGTGCATGAAGTATCAGGGATAATTCACTACGTGCGCGCTTTTTAGAGTGTTTTGCTCCCAGACAagatatactattttttttttaactattttatatcGCAAGAATTTATAATATGCATTGAGCAGCCATATTCTTGTTTGCAAAAGAATAAGAGTTGACTAGCAAGATAATAAAAGGCGAAAATGCAGAAGACGGTCCATGTGCAAGTGAAAGACAACTCGCCGTCAATAGAGCGCATTTTAAGTCTAATAGTGTACACCTCCTGGCTCCTGGGTGTCGGTGTAGCCCATCCGCGAAAGTGTCCCAAAGCTATAACGATAATCATACGCATAATTCACGTGACTGTGTGTTTCTTTTCCATGAAATAcgacataatattttttatatttcatccATTTATTTATGGTTACATACCAGTATTCCCGTACCAAGATCTACATTTTCTAAATAGGGTGATGTGTTGTGTATcagcatattattatatttatcacggAATTAGGCAGTACAACAAGTGGCCGGAACTGATGGATAGATTGCAAGAACTCGATCAGAAGATCAAAAAAGAAATATCCATAAATAATTGGcccataaaaattattgaagcgCTAGCAATTTTCACGACGTTCATTTTCTGTCCTTTGATGCCAATTATTCAAGCTTTATATTACTTAAGACATTTATCACGACCAGAAGGATTGatgttttattacatattagcGCAGTCAATGATTAACAACTTCGTCTTCGTTGTTATTGTCTACGTATTATATAACAGATTTCAAACAGTAAATAAATTGATCGGCCAGTTGGATAAATTATCCGATGTGCAATGGATCGCGTTTAAGATTAGACGCATTAGAGAGTTGCATACTGGTAAGTTTTTACGAATATATCTGttatataatctaataatatagatttatatagattgaagtataatttaatacgaTTTACGAAGAAATTGCGATGATATTATAGTCGAATTGTAAATTCTGTTGTATAGATATTTGTGATCTCGCCACTATGGTAAACAATATTCACGGTCTTCATCTCCTCTTCAGCTCCGGGAATTGCTTCACCATGGCTATAACTTCATTATTCTATCTTTTTAATGTAAGGGACCCTGCCTGGTTACCGCTGATGCatcattttttatgtattacatatttCATGCAATTCTGCCTGATTTGTTGGATTTGCACACTCGCTTGTCAAGAATCCAATAGGACCGGCGGTATTATGCACAAAGTTATATTGAATTGCCAACCTGTGAATCCTGATAATAACGGAGCGAGTAATCAATCGAGTCTTGAAATGCGATTTGCACTAGAAGGCTTGAACAGCGAGCAAAATTCTAATTGTAGCAGTCACAATTCGTATGTCgtggaaaattttttgcgcAGAAATCTGGATCTAGAGTGTGTCACAGAAGAAGTCAATGATTTTTCGACTCAACTGCAGCAGAATCGAGTAGCATTTACGGCTtacaatttctttgaaataaacaatatatcGTTCGGTTgtgtaagtatataattttcttatttcattactaTTTCCGTAGAAAAGCAGCTTTTTTCAAATTGCAATGTAAATAATAGTTATCAAAACAATTCAATGAAATAAACTTGTTTTCCAGTTTGTCGGGGTGACCGTCACTTATCTAATTTTCTTTCAACAATTAGGGCGGCAAAGAAAATACTAAAAAGGTATTTGAAGCGTGTGAATATGTGTTGAAATCCAAAGTCatgttttttttgtgtaatagtaccagttgtaaatattatttttttttaaatgtgtatacctttttattgtataataatattgtaaaaacaattagtaattggaAATTAGGCTAATGAAAGCCAGCGCAAGTTAAAGTGCGTAATCACaggtattaatattatacaaattatttatttattttaagttacaTAAGCAAAAGTTGCAACTCTCTTTGAAGTCATTCTCAGCGTTGTACGTAAAAGAAATTATCTAGCCAACAtcagtagaggagaagagggtattatggctactgtcgacaatacggctacctctattatttccgttattaggtaacgtattctaacaattgcttatggagttattcgtttagtagcccaccgttttttagtgatgctaatatgacaatacataataattgataattgtgtaagacatttttacttttgagcacttttcAACTTtgtcaaggtacacttttaacctttaattacttatacttcctcattattcttaaacttgagtgtattatcacacgaaggtacatacaagTACATTcgagtatttttttgttatttaactttttattcggccgtatgcatttcgagttatacaaaattaaaacaatagcatggaattttgttaatataatttttaagggaaattttcatatcgaaatatttcttcgataaatcgattgtcattctaaagagcggtatttagaaacattagagatattttatgcttgttgtttaatgttaaaatgatattttttaatgaaatttttaatggtatttctaaagcttctgaacgcaggaaaattctatataatatggaaaattaaaaatatatataaaatatataattttgtggtATTGTGGTATTgtggtactgtgtttcttttaaactaaactaatttaaaaaaatttttttatggatagccatattacaatcactttttttcttacaccgattatgcagtgcattagatttttataaatcacattctaaataataaatatttcattacttagtctagaatctgtcaagcAATACTTTGATGAATGTAATCGTCTAAGTTTCAATGGAAAACatcaattataaacaaagttatacaataaaataaaaatgggtgccaaATTACTCTTTTCTCCTCTACATAACGCCCTATTCAAGTCACCAACGGTTGCCAAATCCGTGGTGAGATCTTTATCATAGTGTCGACGGAATTGACACTTCTCCATTAGAACTGATGAAGACTTGGTGAAGCTTTGCGTAGCGTATTTTTAACGAGAATAATCCCTTTCTAATCGAGAATTTTCCGCTTTACAACAAAACGTGCATCTCGTTTTAAGTAAGCCTATTTACTGGAAGTAGCTAGTAGAAATATGTAATCAATAATGGTGTTTCTAGtctaatcatttttattcacaAGAAATCTGATAATTACATGTGCAATCATGAAAAATCATTGCGGAATTAaatgaaatcatataaaatcaaatgaagttatataatcaataagacattttaaataattacaccCTTAGTGTAATCTTATATGTTAACATGTCATTAAGAATGTCatatgttaataaacttatataacTGTAATAATTAGATCACTTCATTATCCATCATTTTTActctttttgtgaaaaaaaaaacataagacCCATGTTGAGTACACGTGTacctaataaaaattaaataaaacttttcctAAAAATCTTCATTCAAAAATCTTCACGTAAATATGCGAAACTGTtccacattttaaattaatggttaaaaatattttctattttaaatgtggctataagattataattttgGAATCAGTAAAGAATTTCGAAAAAATCGCGAAGCTTAAATAGGCAATATACAGTGTGTATTGTTAGTGTATCTGTATTTTGTTTTCTCATTGAATTTAGTTTCTGTTAATGTATTACATATGTATTGATACGCAAGGAAAAGCACAAAAAGATGATGATTTCTTTAAAaggagaaaatttatttaattgatatacaatatattgATGGGTATAAgatgtaaaataatgtaaatatttaaattatacaacatGAAATTCTAATATCTTGATCATATCGTAATACAATACATCTAtcaacttaagaaaaaaaataattttattttgataaatttgattaGTATCTTTTGTTGTTTATATTTGCACGTTCTATAAgcttgattaattaatttaataactaattaaatataaaaaggtgattaaaatctataaaataatacaatacattttacttttataaattaaatgcttttaattTGCTAATATTGTGCTAAACTTATAAATGGCACGTAATTTAATGTTGCACAATAAGTAGAACGTTCTTCGTTGTTCATGAAGCATCAAGAAAAATTCACGACGTGCGCGCATCTCAGAGTGTTTTGTTTCTAAACTAGATTTACtattctttcaataaaatattctagcAAAGATAATATGTAATCAGCAACCATAATCTTGCttgcaaaataataagaatcaattagcaaaataataagaaacaaaGATGGAGGAGGTGCAAGTACATGTGCAAGTGAAAGACAACTCGCCGTCGATAGAGCGCATCTTACGTCCAATATCGTACACCGCCTGGCTCCTGGGCGTTGGTATTGCACATCCGCGAAAGTGTCCCAAAGCTATAAAACTAATCATACGTATAATTAACATAGCCGTATGTTCTTATACCATGATACGtgacataatattttttgaccctttcttagatttaaataatcttttcatAAGTTTATTCTGGTACATATATTATCTAAACAGGATGATGTGTTATGTATcagcatattattatatttattacggaATCAGGCAGTACAACAAGTGGCCAGAATTGATGGATAGATTGAAAAGACTCGATCAGGAGATCAGGAAAGAAATATCCATGAATGATCGGtccataaaaattattgaagcgCTAGCAATTTTCACGACGTTTATTTTCTGTCCTTTGATGCCAATTATTCAAGATTTGTGTTACTTACTACGATATTCACTACGAACAGAAGAATTGATGTTTTACTACATATTAGCGCAGACATTGATTAACAACTTCGTCTGCGACGTTATCGTCTATGTATTATATTGCAgatttcaaacaataaataaattaatcgatcAGTTGGAAAAGTTATCTGATGTGCAATGGATTGCATTCAAGATTAGACGCATTAGAGAAATGCATGCTGGTAAGTTTTCGAGAAtactacttttatataatttgataatatatatttatatagctcgaaatataatttaatgtgatCTATGAAATAATTGCGATGATATTGTAGTCGAATTGTAAATTCTGTTGTGCAGATGTTTGTAACCTTGCCAAAATGATAAACGATATTTACGGTCTTCATCTCCTCTTCTGCTCCGGCAATTGCTTCACCATGGCTGTAGCTTCACTATACTATCTTCTCATGGGGCCCTTTTTCTATTTACACTTGTTCACAAAGATACATTATTTCTTATGCATTATATATTCCATGCAATTCTGTCTGATTTGTTGGATTTGCACACTTGTCTGTGAAGAATCCAATAAGACCGGAAGAatcatatacaaaattatattgaattgtaAACCTTCAAATCTTGATAAGCACGAGGCGAGTAATGAATCGAGTCTAGAAATGCGATCAGCACTAGAAGATTGGAACAGTGAACAGAATTCTACTTGTAGCAGCAGTCACCATTCGTACgtcttggaaaattttttacgcaaaagagTGGACAAAAAGTGTATCACAAAAGAGGTCAATGATTTTTCGACTCAACTGCAGCAGAATCGAGTAGCATTTACGGCCTGCGATTTCTTCGAAATAAACAATGCTTCGTACGGTTGGGTGAGTACAtagtttaattactttattacaatttcGTAGTATAGAAACTCCTTTCAAATTGCAATGTAAATGATACGAGTTATTAGAACAATTAATAAAGGAAACTTGTTTTTCAGTTTGTTGGGCTGGTCATCACTTATCTAATTATAATCCAACAATTTTATCCGTAaccaatttctaaaaaaatactaaaaatatatttaaattgtttgaaaatgTGATGAAATCCATTTAACGTATAGACAGCAGTATTGTAAAATCGAGGTGGCGATACATAACGCGCAACCAATTGCGACTGAATCAGGTTCGCGTTGCGGCTCTTCACTGATATACATTGATTTAATTAGCAGTTAAAGAAATTTGCGGAGGTATTCCGCAGAACTGGTTGTATATATGAATATACGTGTCTCGTACTTATAATCTCGTAGATGTTACACAGCGCTGTCTATTATTCCAATTGTGATCATGATGTAACAGATGTAACCTTCttagaaagaatttttaatattaagagtaaaaatattcttgatgcATTTTATCTAATTGCAAATTTATGAACTGCTACTTATTAACGCAATATTAATATGAAGCCTACAGTTCCTTTTCTGCTATAccgaattaaataagattgtttttaatgttttgacactatagtaatttatataaattttattgtattattcttacatttagaataaaagTTTGTTTGATGTTATAACGTACAATGATTAATTACTACACATTTGGGGACACCACCTATATGAGACTGTGCGGACAAGCGTTCGTAAGAAAGATTCTCACCGCGATTGTTCGTTGTTTACTTGAGCTTTTATCTGGGACTTGTGCTTTAATCTGGTTTATATGTTCTATCGTatctttgtattaataaaacttttcttgtaagcaacgagagagagagttcCTTCATTACGAGTGTATGAGTGCCGCGAGCGAATTCTAATCCTACGAGCGTAataatatgttatcgaaaagatgaaacgtatataattaaagcacattatttatataaagtaataaaattatattttttttactgatttccACAAATGCGTTATAACATCtgataacttttttgttatttatttaagtaagaGTACAACTAGAAAATGATAATATgaacacaaaaattaaatgaaatatcaacaatatatttagtatttatatttaatttattttttttaaacaattaatgtaaaataaatgttcaataaacatttttttgaattattaaaaaaaataatttatgtaaaatatatatatatatatatattaaattaatgctaaattaatcctaaaaaataaatattcttttaaaacacttcaaaaagacaattaatgtaaaataaatatatagttaatacaaaaaagtattatttttacaatgaagCTATATTGTTCCACactgtaaattaatatttaggaATGTTTCCTACTCTGgccatcaatttttaattttggacttaacaaaaaattagaaaaatttacaaagtttataaattttacaaacttaaATAGGCTGTATAGGAtactgttttatattaaaattatgtcaaacTGATTGATTGTGTGTGTTTTCTAACAAAATAATAGTTTAAGTTAGAGCTTTGTATATGAAAACTTGACATTTTACAGATGGCTTGAACGATTGATGTATCACGTTATGATACTTTTTAAGATGcctcaatataaaaattatacgaataaTTAGAGTAAATCTTTCTGTAAGTCTTTGCAAAGATTTAAGTCTAATCACCATGTATGTAGTTCTTTTATATAAAGgtaaatagaaatattgatGAAAGTACGCATATGAACTAAAGAAGACTTTTGAAGAACTAAAGAAATTGACAAAAAAGCGGACAacgctattaaaaataatataaaaatttgttataaaggcattaattaattaaaaatcaagcATTTGTGAAATTTCAGATGTAGGTAagcttcccccctccccctacTCACGGGGGAGGACGGGATAGTTGGGGGTGTCCTTTGGCTTTTCTGCACGAGGAATCGGAAGTTTTTTAATATCCTCTGTTTCTCTTCACAGTGATGGGAAGTATGCCCCTTGTGGCGTCAACGTCGGGATATCTACCCGGTTGATCCACCAGAAACTGGGGTTGCGGGGCATGTGGGGTCACGGGGACCCCACGTGCCCCAATGTATCTCTTTTAGGGCGATTGCAAAACTATTGAAGTCGCTACGGTGAGGCGGAGACTCGTTTGGATTAGAACGGAGCGCGGTGCATGCTTAGCCCGATCCTGCGGACCGTCTTtagcccagacgccggaaagaattgggttttagtgggtatacCGACCCTGTAAGTCGGGAGTCCCACATATCCCATATTCTGTCCTCACAGGCACGAGGATAATAAGCACGGGGATGCATAAAGCATTttccaactataaaaaaagtgTAAGTAAGCATTGAAACGTTGCATTTAAGCTCTCTAATTGTATAATCACGTTCGacatttttaatgacaaattaaGAATATAGAAATATGTAAAACCTTaactttgattattaaaaacaatttattaatttaattttacgcagtaataaataataataataatatcatgaAAGTGAAATATATGCTACAATTTGAATTGTATTGCGCGCCTCCTCCTCAGATCACCATTCGTAGTACCCTCCTTAGTGCCGATGGCGCCACAAggtttacagtaaaattttttcggcTCGCTACCGCTCTGTGGTTCCCGTTCCGCGGGTTCCGGTCCTCTATCTTCATTCTTTTTCCTTGTGCCTAAGGAATAGCCACAAGGCGTGAACTGTGTATGAAAAATGGGACACAAACGAAAACTGTCcagtgaagaagaaaaagagaatagaCTGGGAAAAAAGCTTAAGCGATTAGAAGAAAAGCTTAAAGAGCAAGAACGACTAGTTCGTCAATTACAAGAGAAACGTAAGTCTAACCTCACTTTTGTTACACTGCATATCCTGACGCAGACAAGTTTCTGCCGGAAAACAATGTTTTCCCACTGGCAGTGTCGCCGACCGGCTACCTCCGAGAGGGCCGGCGGCAGCGATACGACACACACGCGATCGCGGAGCGAGCTCGCTCGCCTCCGCGATCCTCGGCGCTCCGCTCgtcacgagcgagcgagcgcatACTACGCGCACTACGTGCGCTCGCACATAAAGGTGCAAGTCACTGTTATTAGTCGAAACGACTAATTTTAAATCCGTATGCGGACAGTAAGTCTCCGCGGAAGAACAATGTTCTCCTACGGACACATAACAGTGCAAGTCACTGTCCATTGGTCGAAACAACAAAATTGCACATCCGTACGCAGACAAGTCTCCGCTGGAAGGCAATGCTTTCCCACGGATGCATAACCAAAGGAGGTGCAAGCCACTATCCAATGGTCAAAACGAATAAATAGCCAACGGGTTATCCATTTCATATTCAAATTGTTGCAGATAATGGCAGTCGTTCCAGCCCGAATTCTCGGTCGTCGAGAAGTTCGCGTGAAAATAAAACAGACAAAAGCCGTTCCCGAAGTCAATCTTATGATCAGTCACATAGTCGGGAATACACGCAGTCACCAGATCTTTACTCAATTCAGGACAGAGAGGAGAAGATACCTCCTCCCATAGAATCGACAGAAATCAGCGAAATTCCATCGATGCCttctaataaaaaagaaaaagttgcaACAACGGAGACTTTAACAATTCCGACTCTTACAAAGGAGGTACTCGAAGCCATGGGCAAGCGATTAGAGCCAAATAAGAAGCGTGGCCCAATCCACGCGGACATAGTGACTCGATGGGATGACATATTGCAAAAAGGTCTACTCATAAAAGATTGCAAGAAAATATACGAGAAATACCCTGTTCCGGAAAATTGCATCCAGTATGAGCCTCCTACActcaataaagaaataaaagcatCTCTAGCAGAAGCCATCCTCGCTAAAGATAAGCGGAAAAACAGGAAAAGGTAACAGTATGCTTGGCAGCATTGGGCTCAACCCTGTCTAAACTATCCATAAACGAGGCGGTCGAACGAGTTGAAATAATTCGAATCTTGAGCGATGTCACTCGTATGTTAATAGATTTACAACGAGACGAGACGCTCACTAGGCGCCTCATACTCATGGCAAATCTAAATCCGACTTTAAAGGAGACGCTAGTTGCGACCAAGCCGGGAGAATGGCTTTTCGGGAGCGATCTAACAGAAATACTCAAGGCAGCAAAATTCTTAGAAAAGTCATCTAAGGATCTAAAGCCAGTCGCTAAGAATACCGCGACAACATCTCTAAGTAAGCCAAAAAACTCGAAGGGCCGACCCCACCTAAAGAAACAACAGACGGCGGCGGGGGGGCATCGAAGACCATTCACTCCAGCCGTAAGGAACTCCAGTCGTCACAGGTCATCGTCAGCGAGGTCATACCACAGCAGGTACAGCAGATACAGGAGACATCGTCATCATTAATAGCAAGTATCATAGAAGGTCGACTGAAATCCTTTTCGCATATTTGGAAACGCCTTTTTATGGATAAAAAGGCCCTGGAATGGACAAAAGGCTACACCATTCCGTTTTGCGCCCAACCGATTCAAACAACTGAGTTGGTGGAACCACGCTGGTCAGATAAAGAAAAATCACAAATGAAAAAACAGATTAACGAGTTGCTGCAAAAAGGCGCAATCCAGCCATGCAAGAAATACGAGGATCAATTCTTTTCTAGAATATTCCTCGTCCCTAAACCAGATGGATCCAGTCATTTCattctaaatttgaaaaaactAAACGAGTTTATAAAGACAGAACACTT
This window harbors:
- the LOC120357847 gene encoding uncharacterized protein LOC120357847, whose translation is MQKTVHVQVKDNSPSIERILSLIVYTSWLLGVGVAHPRKCPKAITIIIRIIHVTVCFFSMKYDIIFFIFHPFIYGYIPVFPYQDLHFLNRVMCCVSAYYYIYHGIRQYNKWPELMDRLQELDQKIKKEISINNWPIKIIEALAIFTTFIFCPLMPIIQALYYLRHLSRPEGLMFYYILAQSMINNFVFVVIVYVLYNRFQTVNKLIGQLDKLSDVQWIAFKIRRIRELHTDICDLATMVNNIHGLHLLFSSGNCFTMAITSLFYLFNVRDPAWLPLMHHFLCITYFMQFCLICWICTLACQESNRTGGIMHKVILNCQPVNPDNNGASNQSSLEMRFALEGLNSEQNSNCSSHNSYVVENFLRRNLDLECVTEEVNDFSTQLQQNRVAFTAYNFFEINNISFGCFVGVTVTYLIFFQQLGRQRKY